A stretch of the Nicotiana tabacum cultivar K326 chromosome 6, ASM71507v2, whole genome shotgun sequence genome encodes the following:
- the LOC107764434 gene encoding protein NRT1/ PTR FAMILY 2.8-like isoform X1 codes for MQANILPLKNQILLQSFLVPQGKREDGQPSHSFLVKTKNIQFINTDQYWNESFEKLASVSLISNMTTYLRTKYNMGGVFLVNVVSIWSGCSNITPLAGAFLADAHLGRFLTLLFGSLASFLGMGMVTLTAGVDELRPPNCQGLATCSDPQKWQLAFLFAGLGFMAIGSGGIRACNIAFGADQFDTNTEKGRSQLKSFFNWWYFSFTIALIIALTVVIYIQTNISWFIGFLIPTCCLALSIMIFLIGRNTYIRLKPQGCVFIDMAKVINAACRKRHVRIVPSGNSLYEPVPKETAENQISVLRHTDRFKCLDKAAVVVDSSTELNAEGVAKDSWRLCNVEQVERLKCVVGIIPVWVAGITCFITMEQMNTFGVLQVIQSDTRVGNFNIPPGWMGLASMIALAIWIFIYECVYVPNASKISKKEARLSLQIRVKIGIFMSILCLAVAAFVETRRRDLALKEGTFISPLGIAIFLPQFILSGLTEAFAAVSVMEFLNNQVPETMRSVAGAIFFLSLSIASYLNTLIVNIVEMLSGLHGRKPWLGGHDLNQNKLERFYILIAGLGVLNFIYFHFYASRYILSYEESKRRQTVLETRIDHVDLPEKKP; via the exons ATGCAAGCCAATATTCTCCCCCTGAAGAATCAAATATTGCTCCAATCGTTCCTCGTTCCACAAGGAAAAAGGGAGGATGGACAGCCATCGCATTCATTCTTGGTAAAGACAAAAAACATCCAATTCATCAACACAGATCAATATT GGAATGAATCGTTTGAGAAATTGGCGTCGGTGAGTTTGATATCCAACATGACCACATATTTGCGGACCAAATACAATATGGGGGGAGTATTTTTGGTGAACGTGGTGAGTATATGGTCTGGCTGTTCCAACATTACACCTTTAGCCGGTGCTTTCTTGGCTGATGCTCACCTTGGCAGATTCCTCACCCTCCTCTTTGGTTCCCTTGCTTCTTTCCTG GGGATGGGGATGGTGACATTAACTGCTGGAGTAGATGAACTCAGGCCACCTAATTGTCAGGGCCTTGCAACTTGTTCCGATCCACAAAAGTGGCAGCTTGCATTCCTTTTTGCAGGTCTTGGATTTATGGCAATAGGTTCAGGAGGTATCCGAGCTTGTAACATCGCCTTTGGGGCTGATCAATTCGATACTAATACAGAGAAGGGAAGGTCTCAGCTCAAAAGTTTCTTCAATTGGTGGTATTTCTCATTCACCATTGCCCTTATCATTGCTCTCACAGTTGTTATCTACATCCAAACCAATATCAGCTGGTTTATTGGCTTCCTAATCCCAACTTGCTGTTTAGCTCTTTCCATTATGATTTTCTTGATTGGTCGCAACACTTACATTCGTTTGAAGCCTCAAGGATGTGTTTTTATCGACATGGCAAAGGTTATAAATGCAGCATGCAGAAAGAGACATGTTCGCATTGTACCATCAGGGAATTCCCTTTATGAGCCTGTCCCTAAGGAAACTGCAGAAAACCAGATCTCAGTACTTAGGCATACAGACAGATTCAAATGCTTAGATAAGGCCGCTGTGGTTGTGGATTCGAGCACTGAATTGAATGCTGAAGGAGTTGCTAAAGATAGCTGGAGACTGTGCAATGTTGAACAGGTGGAAAGGCTGAAATGTGTTGTGGGAATTATACCTGTTTGGGTAGCTGGAATCACTTGTTTCATCACTATGGAACAGATGAATACATTCGGGGTTCTTCAAGTAATTCAATCCGACACAAGAGTTGGGAATTTCAATATTCCTCCCGGGTGGATGGGATTAGCATCCATGATTGCCCTGGCTATATGGATCTTCATATACGAGTGTGTATACGTTCCCAATGCATCGAAAATCTCTAAAAAGGAAGCCAGATTGTCACTGCAAATAAGAGTCAAAATAGGCATTTTCATGTCAATTCTTTGCTTAGCAGTAGCTGCATTTGTAGAAACAAGGCGCCGAGACTTAGCCCTGAAAGAAGGCACATTCATCTCTCCACTTGGAATCGCAATCTTTTTGCCTCAATTTATTCTATCAGGGTTGACAGAAGCATTTGCCGCGGTCTCAGTCATGGAATTCTTGAATAACCAAGTACCAGAGACAATGAGAAGTGTAGCTGGAGCAATTTTTTTCTTGAGCCTAAGCATTGCCAGCTACCTCAACACTCTCATTGTCAATATCGTCGAGATGTTAAGTGGACTACATGGGAGAAAACCATGGTTGGGAGGTCATGACCTTAACCAAAACAAGCTAGAACGTTTTTACATTCTTATTGCTGGATTGGGAGTACTAAACTTCATATACTTCCATTTTTACGCCAGCCGTTACATTCTAAGTTATGAAGAGTCGAAGAGGAGACAGACTGTGTTGGAAACTCGCATTGATCATGTCGACCTGCCAGAGAAGAAACCatga
- the LOC107764434 gene encoding protein NRT1/ PTR FAMILY 2.8-like isoform X2: MAEEIINASQYSPPEESNIAPIVPRSTRKKGGWTAIAFILGNESFEKLASVSLISNMTTYLRTKYNMGGVFLVNVVSIWSGCSNITPLAGAFLADAHLGRFLTLLFGSLASFLGMGMVTLTAGVDELRPPNCQGLATCSDPQKWQLAFLFAGLGFMAIGSGGIRACNIAFGADQFDTNTEKGRSQLKSFFNWWYFSFTIALIIALTVVIYIQTNISWFIGFLIPTCCLALSIMIFLIGRNTYIRLKPQGCVFIDMAKVINAACRKRHVRIVPSGNSLYEPVPKETAENQISVLRHTDRFKCLDKAAVVVDSSTELNAEGVAKDSWRLCNVEQVERLKCVVGIIPVWVAGITCFITMEQMNTFGVLQVIQSDTRVGNFNIPPGWMGLASMIALAIWIFIYECVYVPNASKISKKEARLSLQIRVKIGIFMSILCLAVAAFVETRRRDLALKEGTFISPLGIAIFLPQFILSGLTEAFAAVSVMEFLNNQVPETMRSVAGAIFFLSLSIASYLNTLIVNIVEMLSGLHGRKPWLGGHDLNQNKLERFYILIAGLGVLNFIYFHFYASRYILSYEESKRRQTVLETRIDHVDLPEKKP, from the exons ATGGCTGAAGAGATCATCAATGCAAGCCAATATTCTCCCCCTGAAGAATCAAATATTGCTCCAATCGTTCCTCGTTCCACAAGGAAAAAGGGAGGATGGACAGCCATCGCATTCATTCTTG GGAATGAATCGTTTGAGAAATTGGCGTCGGTGAGTTTGATATCCAACATGACCACATATTTGCGGACCAAATACAATATGGGGGGAGTATTTTTGGTGAACGTGGTGAGTATATGGTCTGGCTGTTCCAACATTACACCTTTAGCCGGTGCTTTCTTGGCTGATGCTCACCTTGGCAGATTCCTCACCCTCCTCTTTGGTTCCCTTGCTTCTTTCCTG GGGATGGGGATGGTGACATTAACTGCTGGAGTAGATGAACTCAGGCCACCTAATTGTCAGGGCCTTGCAACTTGTTCCGATCCACAAAAGTGGCAGCTTGCATTCCTTTTTGCAGGTCTTGGATTTATGGCAATAGGTTCAGGAGGTATCCGAGCTTGTAACATCGCCTTTGGGGCTGATCAATTCGATACTAATACAGAGAAGGGAAGGTCTCAGCTCAAAAGTTTCTTCAATTGGTGGTATTTCTCATTCACCATTGCCCTTATCATTGCTCTCACAGTTGTTATCTACATCCAAACCAATATCAGCTGGTTTATTGGCTTCCTAATCCCAACTTGCTGTTTAGCTCTTTCCATTATGATTTTCTTGATTGGTCGCAACACTTACATTCGTTTGAAGCCTCAAGGATGTGTTTTTATCGACATGGCAAAGGTTATAAATGCAGCATGCAGAAAGAGACATGTTCGCATTGTACCATCAGGGAATTCCCTTTATGAGCCTGTCCCTAAGGAAACTGCAGAAAACCAGATCTCAGTACTTAGGCATACAGACAGATTCAAATGCTTAGATAAGGCCGCTGTGGTTGTGGATTCGAGCACTGAATTGAATGCTGAAGGAGTTGCTAAAGATAGCTGGAGACTGTGCAATGTTGAACAGGTGGAAAGGCTGAAATGTGTTGTGGGAATTATACCTGTTTGGGTAGCTGGAATCACTTGTTTCATCACTATGGAACAGATGAATACATTCGGGGTTCTTCAAGTAATTCAATCCGACACAAGAGTTGGGAATTTCAATATTCCTCCCGGGTGGATGGGATTAGCATCCATGATTGCCCTGGCTATATGGATCTTCATATACGAGTGTGTATACGTTCCCAATGCATCGAAAATCTCTAAAAAGGAAGCCAGATTGTCACTGCAAATAAGAGTCAAAATAGGCATTTTCATGTCAATTCTTTGCTTAGCAGTAGCTGCATTTGTAGAAACAAGGCGCCGAGACTTAGCCCTGAAAGAAGGCACATTCATCTCTCCACTTGGAATCGCAATCTTTTTGCCTCAATTTATTCTATCAGGGTTGACAGAAGCATTTGCCGCGGTCTCAGTCATGGAATTCTTGAATAACCAAGTACCAGAGACAATGAGAAGTGTAGCTGGAGCAATTTTTTTCTTGAGCCTAAGCATTGCCAGCTACCTCAACACTCTCATTGTCAATATCGTCGAGATGTTAAGTGGACTACATGGGAGAAAACCATGGTTGGGAGGTCATGACCTTAACCAAAACAAGCTAGAACGTTTTTACATTCTTATTGCTGGATTGGGAGTACTAAACTTCATATACTTCCATTTTTACGCCAGCCGTTACATTCTAAGTTATGAAGAGTCGAAGAGGAGACAGACTGTGTTGGAAACTCGCATTGATCATGTCGACCTGCCAGAGAAGAAACCatga